GGTGAAATTGTAGAAGCCGTTTACCGATGTGGCGCGCACCACGCGGTTAACAAGCTGTCCGCGCGGGTTGTTGAGTTCAAATGTAACCGGGTGGCCGGCGGGAAGTTTGTTTTCCTTGTCTTCGAGAATGAAGCCGAGGAAAAGCGTATCGCCCGGGCGCCACACGCCGCGTTCACCGTAAACCATGCCTTTCAGGCCTTTCTGCACCGTTGCGCCTGATACATCAAACGCACCCAGCGAAAGCGAAGAGCCGTCGTCTATTTTCAGGTAACCGCGCTGATTGCCGCTGCGGGCCACCAGCAAAAACGGTTTCTTTTTGAGCTGCATTACGGCCATGCCCAGGTTATCGGTGGTGGTGCGGGTTACAAGCTGGTGCTGGAAATCGTAAAGCTCAAGTTCGGCGCCGCCCACGGGGTCAGTGCTGCGCAGGTTGTTTACGGCCACCACCATACTGCCGTCGTTGCCGCGTTTGGCAAGCAGGCCAAGGTCAGAAGCAAGCACGTTGCGGCTTACCGTGCGGCCGTAGTAGTAACTGCCTGAGCAGGGATCGTCGCGGTCGCCGTAATCATCGTAGTAATAGTAGCTGTCGTAGTAGTCGCCGCCGTAGTAGCTGTATTCACCTTCGTTTTCGCTGTTTTCCTGTCGGCTGCGTTCCTGTTCGGCTTCCTGCTCGGCAATGGCCGCATTCGAAACCGAATCGCAGGCTACCACAGCATACGATCGTTTAAAGCCAATGCTAACGCGGTAAATGGCGCCGGGTTCGGCTTTAATCATTTCGCCCAGATCAATGGCGTAGTTGGTCCAGTTGTTATAGTCGTTTTTGTTGCGGATGTTCAGGTCTATTTTTTTCTTGGTCACCACCTTGCCCACGCGGTAAAGCTCGTCGCTGCCTTCAAGGCTGTTTACCTGCAAAAACTGCGGAATGTTTTTTTCGTAAATGCGAATCACTTTCACATCCACTGCTTTCAAACCTACAGCCTGAAATGGCAGTGTAAGACCGCGCGGACTGTTGGGCAGAATCACGCCTTTGCCGCTCAGCCGCACTTCGGGCTTCATCATTTCAAACTCAATGGTTTGCGTAAACGAGTGCGGGAGTGCTTTACCAATTACGTTTTTCACACCCGTTTGCACCGTTACGGCATGTGATCCGCTCAGGCGTTCAAGCGGATATACTTTTACATCGTTATCCTCAATAGAAAAACGCAGGCCGGTTGCATCGGCAATGGTAATGAGTCCGTCAAGGTTCTGGCGTTCGGCAATGGGGTCGGAGAACTGAATCACCACGCATTGTTCCTGGCCCTGCTCGGCGCGGGCATTCATCACTTTAAAATCGCCAAGGGCGGGAATGGTAATTTCCTTGCGGTCTTTGGTATCGGCGCCAATGGCATTACCGTTCCATTCAAGTACTACCTTACTTTCCTTTTCGCCGCGTTTAATGTTATCCACCGTAAAGCCGTGTACTACGTTGTTGCCTTCGTGTGTCCAGGTAATTTTAAGCGGTTGTCCGTTTTGCGAAACGGTAAGTGTCTGTTCCACGGCTTTGTGGTCGGCACCGTCGGTGGTGTTCAGTGTGCCGCGCATTTGCTGCAGGCGCAGGCTCTGGCGGTCGGTGGTGCGCATGCCGTCAACCACCACATCAACACCCTGCCGCATGGTGCGGAATCCGAACGACATTACCTTCAGGTTTGAAGGCACGTCGGGCACCAGTTTGCTGAGGTAGAATTCGGCTTCGTAGCTTTTGTCAGACGGCAGGCGTGTGGCCGGGCGGAATTCCAGCGTGCGGTTGTCGATCCAGAAGAGCTGGCCTTCAATTTCGGGCGAGAAGCTGAAGTACTTTTCCGTTTCGGCTTTGTCGAGGCTAATTGCGCCTTTGTATTCTTCGGCCAGCGTAACGCGTATGTACGATTCGTTGGAAATAACGCCCGACGTATAGGCCGAAATATAGGCCGCATAAGCCGGGTCGAGCCGCGAGAAGGTAATGGCTGAATTACTTTTCTGCGAGAGGAAGGGAATAGCCAGCATGGCCAGTGTAACCACAGCGGCAAGGGTAAGCAGCAAACGTTTTGACATAGTCAGAGGAGTAGCTTGATCTGGAAGCTAAGGTAGAGGAAAAGGCGTGGGCGGGGCAACGGGTTTTTAACAATTTTTTCAGGCGTAGTGGCAGGGGGGATAAGTGTAGCGAGTTTTAGTGTGGGTGTGTTCAATGAAACAGCTTAACTTACTGGAACTAACGCAGCCTTTTTTTGAAAATCTCTTGAGCTCGTTTGTGTATGTACACCTCAAAATCACGATGATTTGAAAAGGATTCATGATCGGGTACCCTAAAACGATGGATAAGCTCTGAAATAAGAAGTTCACAAGAATAATCAGGCTCCAGCATTAATTTACCATTTAAATGCCCAATAACACCGTTTATACTTTGTTTAAAATTGGTTTGATTAGGAGCAATATCAAATTCTATTCTTTCTAAAATATCTTTAGAAGTTCTATTATCTGTAATATCAAAGTTAGAAATGCTAACTGGATTTATTTTGAACCAGTGATATATAATATTATTATACGATATATGTTTGTAGTATAGATTATTGTACAGTACTTTATTTATTTCAAACCAATCGCCTTTTTTAGGCAAACTAATATTTGTTTGCTTAGTCTTTCCTGTTGAATAAACTTGATCATCAGATTCAGCAATAAAAAATATGTTTCTTGGTAGTAGTTCAATCATTCTAAGTGCTGCTGCCTGACAAGACACATCACATTGATCGATAATTTTTTCTTGAAGATAAGCAAGATTATTTTTGCATTTATCATAAGTTTCTGAAATCCAATTTCTTGGCATTAGTAATTCCGCTGCAAATCTATTGGCTTCTTGTTCGATTTTAGAATAACTAGAGTCTATTGAATAATCTAAATTTGAATCTTCAATTATTGTTCCAATATGCCAAGGAATAATTACATGCCCCAATTCATGCGCAAGGGTAAAGTTTAATCTTTTAGAACTAATACTTTTGTTTATTATGATTTTAGGTTTTTTTAGAGGTTGCTTTAGATTAATAGCGACACCATCAATTCCATCAATTGGGATTTCTTCGATATAAACAGTAGCATGTTTTTTAACTAAGTCTAAAATATTAAAAGGTATCTTTAGATTGTTATTGTTATAAAATCTAATTGCAATTTTAGTTTCGGGGGGCAATTCTATTTCCATAATCCTTCGTTGTCAAGCCATCTTTGTAAACGCTCTGCTTTTGATGGATCTTTAGACCTTGCAGCCAATGGTATTTGATTGGTTACGATTGTGTCAATATCTATATTGTTTTTATGTGCAGTTATGATAAGACCTATATATGAACTATCTTCAATGAAGAGAGCGTATTCATGAAATGTCATACCGAGATAGTCATGTAAAGAAATATCCTCCGCACTTTCATGCCATCTATCGATATAATCATCAATTTCAGACATTAAAGCATCCCCATTTATACAATCTTGGATAAAGTTAGACATTGATTGTCCTCCCTTTTACAGCTGGTTTAATTAGATCCCCCATTGAATTCAGAACAGCAATGTGTTTGCCTCTTTTATTGAACACTTCTATCTCCCCATGTAAAGCATCCCAAGTATAAAGTTTGCTAAAATCTTTTGATCTCCATCTTTTTTTTCCATCAAATACACCAATAAACTCGCATTTATCTAAAAAACAGGGCTTAGGTATCGGTATTCTTGTCATTATGTTTGTATTTCATTTTTGATAGCTTTTATGCAAATGTAATAAACTAATTCTTTCATACAAAATTATTTAAGTTTATTGGTAATATTATTCGTAGAGTTTAATACAGGTAATCAAATATATGGTTTTGTGCATGAGTGAATTATTGATTGGCCTTTTGTAAATGTAAATTATCATCTTTGTAAAAGGTCTGTAGGCGTCCACTTGCAATCGATTTACTCAAATGATACGTACCTGTATTTATCTAACCTTCATCGCAATCTTGCTCACTGGCTTCAGCTTTTCTCCTTCCAAACAACGTAAATTCAAGTCTAAAGAGCTTTACAAATCCACCAATTTAGTCATTACCCAAATCACGGCAAATACCTTTCTGCACGTTTCTTACAAGCAAACCAACGATTTCGGCAATGTACCCTGCAACGGGCTCGTGGTTCGCAACGGCAGCGAAACTATGGTGTTTGATACACCCACCAACGACAAAAGTGCCGGCGAACTCATTAAATGGATCAAAGAAACGCTGAAGTGTAAAGTGAATGCTGTTATTCCCACACACTTTCACGACGATTGCCTGGGCGGGTTAAATGCATTTCACGCCGCGGGCATTCCTTCCTACGCCAACGCGGGCACCATTGCACTGGCCACGGCAAACAATTTGCCCGTTCCCCAACACAGTTTCACCGACTCGCTCCGGCTCAGTGTGGGTACAGAAACCGTTACCGCCCGCTTCTTTGGCGAAGGACATACAAAAGACAATGTGGTGGGCTACTTTGCCGCCGAAAATGTAATGTTTGGCGGGTGTTTAATTAAAGCGTTAAAATCCAGCCGCGGCTTTACCGGCGATGCCAATCTCGATACCTGGTCGGGAACGGTGCAGAAGGTGAAGGCGGCTTATCCCGATGTAAAGGTGGTGGTGCCCGGGCATGGCGCGTATGGCGATAGGCGGTTGCTTGATTATACCATTAAGTTGTTTGAGGTGAAGTAGGGGAACATAACTTATCAAATAATCACTTTTACTGGTTCATTGCTACATTATTTCATCGAAATTCACGTTTAGGTTTGACCTATATTTACATATTAACCTTAACACACTCCCACATGCGTTTTTCGCTTATTCTTGTCCTCACATTCTTTACAGCCACATTACAGTGCTGCTCGTCCAACAGATCAGCCACACCTCCGGCAGCAGAATCTCAAACAATCACCATCACCGGTACTTTTAAAAGTATTCAGGGAGTGATGGATCCGCTCAGTTGTTATGCTTCAAACGGCGGTTATGTTACACAAAACAATGGCGAACGTGTAGCTGTAATGTTTAAAACCGAAGAAGAAGTAACCTGCTCAACAATTGAAGTAAAAGGCATGTATGTAACAAAAACAGCAGCAACCAACCCCACTAGTCCCTGTCCCGACGGACAACGAAGTATTTTGCAGGTGGAGAGTTATACGTGTAAATAGGGCTTAAGCCAGCTTGAGAGATTACAGCGAAGCAGATAAATAATCTGCTCAGGCTGTCGATTTCTACATTACTTCAATAACAATCTCATTCGATGTTTTGTTGTAATAACTCACAGATATTTTATATGTTCCCGGCATCAGCCTGTTATCGCTGTTGTTTACTATTGTCAGATCAGATATTTTGCAAGTGCGTGAAACAGATTTGCCGGGCAAAAGTTCCTGATAAAACTTTTTAAGTTCATCGGGCATATAACACTTTGAGTTTAAAATACCCTTGCTGTTGTATTTTATTACCGAATTTCCGGTTTTCACCTCTTCAATATTCAGCGATGTGCGCCAAAGTCCGTAAGCGTCAAAACCAGGTTTTTCAAAAAGAATTTTTTGAACTGAATCCGAAGTACTTGTAAGACTCACTGTAATTGGAATATCATCGCCTGCTTTGAAATCAGAATCAGGTATCATTATATATACTTTTACATCAGGCGTGTCTGTTATTTCAGATTGTTGTAAATCTGTATCTAAATATATATCGCTTAGGTAGTAGCTTTTAGGTTTATCATTACATGAAATTATAAATAAGGAAAACAGAAACACCACAAAAAAATCAGCAAAACCGGATATGCTTTGATAAAATCAGTTGATCTGGGTTTATTCATTACAAAACAGTGTTATTACGGGTTAGACTAATTTAAAATGTACTTTTCTTTGAATTTAAATTCCTTAGTTACTTCAGAAATTTCATCCCACGAATGCAAACATCCTGAACAGGTTCTGATAGTTCCTTTTTTACTTTTCACATACCCGATCATCTTCCATTCATCAGGTGTAATTTTTTCTCCTTTTTTACATAATAAATATATTCCCTGCACTGCATATACTTGTTTCTGCGAACTTGCCGATTGCAGCCATTTGACAAGTGCTGCTTTATCATTTGCTTCTACATAACTGCTCATTTTCATATATCCATAGGGGGCACTACCTGCCAATCCACATCTATATCCATAAATTAATTCATTATCGAACAGATCTTTTTCATTGATTGTAGTTTTGAATATTGTTTTGAACGATTGGTCAAGTTTGTGAAACCCTGTCGTGTCTTTGTAGCTGTCAAGGGTATCGAAACGAAGGTGATAATCCACTGTATCTCTAACGTTTACTTTCGCAATATAAAGGTGTCGGATTATATTGTCTCCGCATTTTATTAAATTGATCTTATATTCAAAAATTCTTTCGGCCTTTTGATCGTTTGACTGGTTTTGATAGCAATAAAACGTGCAAATGCTTTCTTCATATTGCGGCACTATTTCTCTTTCAAACACCCACCATACATCTGATACATTTCCTGTTTTTTGGAGGCTATCCAGGCTCGACTGTAGTTTGGTTACATTATGGGATCTCAGAATGGATTTTATCGCTTCGGTCTGATTGGCAATGAGCGATTGTGCAAGACAAAAAGCAAGCAGCAGGAGTAAGGGTTGTTTTAGGGTTTTCACAGTATTAAATATAAAGGCAAATTTCAAATTCAATGTCACCTGCCTGCCTGTTTTTCATGTGTTGAAACGTAATTTAACCGCTAAAATTAATCTCATCCAGTTTACAATTTTCAGGATGCATGTGTGGCGGCCTCCTGCACAAAAAGCAAAGTACCTAAACCGCCACACACCGTGCTCACAGCTATAGATTTGCTGCCGCAGCTTATCCTGAGCGAAGCCGAAGGAAAGCTGCCGCCTCCATCTCTTGCGCAGCGTGTGACCAAAACTCCCTACTTTTGCGCACACAATGCGCCTGCTCCTCCTTGCCGATGCCGACTCTGCCCACACCCGCAAATGGGCCGTGGCGCTGGCGGCTGCCGGACTCGAAGTAGGCATTTTCTCACTGCGCAAAAGCACCGCAGGCTGGGCGGCACAGCACAACCGCATCACCATTTTCGATGCACACGGGCTTGATGAGGCTACCTTCAACGGCTCCACGGCCGGCAAGCTGGTGTACCTCAAGGCCATTTTGCCGCTGCGCCGCCTCATTACACAATTCCGCCCGCAGCTGGTGCATGCGCATTACGCCACCAGCTACGGACTGCTGGGCCGTTTCTGCGGCTTTCATCCGTTTGTGCTTTCGGCCTGGGGCAGCGATGTAATGAACTTTCCGCAACGCAGCCTGCCCAACCGCATCCTCCTGCGCGGCAACCTCCGCGCGGCCG
This genomic window from Bacteroidota bacterium contains:
- a CDS encoding ImmA/IrrE family metallo-endopeptidase — encoded protein: MEIELPPETKIAIRFYNNNNLKIPFNILDLVKKHATVYIEEIPIDGIDGVAINLKQPLKKPKIIINKSISSKRLNFTLAHELGHVIIPWHIGTIIEDSNLDYSIDSSYSKIEQEANRFAAELLMPRNWISETYDKCKNNLAYLQEKIIDQCDVSCQAAALRMIELLPRNIFFIAESDDQVYSTGKTKQTNISLPKKGDWFEINKVLYNNLYYKHISYNNIIYHWFKINPVSISNFDITDNRTSKDILERIEFDIAPNQTNFKQSINGVIGHLNGKLMLEPDYSCELLISELIHRFRVPDHESFSNHRDFEVYIHKRAQEIFKKRLR
- the bla gene encoding subclass B1 metallo-beta-lactamase, with amino-acid sequence MIRTCIYLTFIAILLTGFSFSPSKQRKFKSKELYKSTNLVITQITANTFLHVSYKQTNDFGNVPCNGLVVRNGSETMVFDTPTNDKSAGELIKWIKETLKCKVNAVIPTHFHDDCLGGLNAFHAAGIPSYANAGTIALATANNLPVPQHSFTDSLRLSVGTETVTARFFGEGHTKDNVVGYFAAENVMFGGCLIKALKSSRGFTGDANLDTWSGTVQKVKAAYPDVKVVVPGHGAYGDRRLLDYTIKLFEVK